ACGGCAAACCAGCACCGACCACCTGGCCGAATACCGGCATTGGCCGGATCAACCCGGATGGATCCGCCGGTTCCTGTACCGCATGCCACGGCCGTCACCGCTTCTCCAAGGCCCAGGCACGTACCCCTGATACCTGCGGCAAATGCCATGTCGGACCCGACCATCCGCAAATCGAGGTCTACAACGAATCCAAGCACGGCATCATCTACCGTGCCAAAGTCGATGAGATGAACCTTGAGTCCGACAAGTGGGTCGCCGGTGTGGACTACTCGGCCGCCCCAACCTGTGCCTCCTGCCATATGAGTGCCGGCGGCAAGGAGGGTAAGACCCACAACGTGGGCGATCGTATCTCCTGGACACTGCGTCCGCCGATCTCTCAGAAGATCAATCTGGTTCGCCTGCAGAACGGTCAGGAGTTCGACGTCAAAGAGGGCAAGGAAATTCCCAGCGTGGGCGACAAGGCCAAGGGCTCCACCGTGGTCGAGGTCGTGACCTGGAAAGAGCGTCGTAAGAAAATGCAGGAGGTCTGTAAGGCCTGCCACAGCGACAGTGTCATCACCGGTCACTACAACCAGTTCGACAATGTGGTGGAACTCTATAACGAGAAGTTCGCCAAACCGATCGCAGCCGTCATGGGCGAGTTGAAGAAGAACGGCTACATCACCAAGTCGCCTTTCGACGATAAGATCGAATGGACCTGGTGGGAGATCTGGCATCACGAAGGCCGGCGCGCCCGTCACGGCGCCTCCATGAACGGTCCGGACTACACCTGGTGGCACGGTATCTACGACGTGGCCAAGCACACCTACTTCAAGTGGATTCCGGAACTCAAGGAAGTGGCCATGAAGAAAGACGGTAATGAAGACTTCGCCAACAAGATGCTGGACAAGTACTTCAAGCCGATCGACGGTCATACCTGGTATTTCGAAGGCATGAGCAAAGAGGCCATCGACAAGGTCCGCAAAGGGTTCGAAGAGCGCTACGGTAAAGGTGCACTCAAGTAGATTCCTTTAATGCTGCATACCCCTTCAGGCCTCACAGCCTGAGGGGGTCTTTTTTTCATCTTCCTGTATAGGGGTCATTCATGGGGAGACAACTCATCTATCTACTGACGGTCTTGCTCAGCATGGGCTTCTCGACCGCCATCGCACAAGAGAGTGTCGAACAGTTGATTGCGGATGCACAGGCATTGTCCGAATCGGGTAATCTTGACGATGCGCACGCTATACTGGTGAAAGCGGTTGAGACAGACCCTCAATCTTCACATGCCCATACACGGCTCGGTGGCGTGGAACTGCTGCAACGCGACTACAAGTCCGGCATCAAGCGTTTTCAACAAGCGATCATGCTGGATCGCAACAATGCGGATGCCTTCGTCGGCCTGGCTGTCGCCTACCTGCATCTGGGCCGCTACACGCTGGCCAGAGAGGCATTGAAAGAAGCGGAGCAGCTGGGTCCGTCGAAACAGCAAGATATCGATAAAGTACTGGCCTGGCTCGATCAAAGATCCGGACAATCCGGACACTGAGCCACAGTCCACCTGAGGAGATATTCATGAAAATAAACAGAAAACTGTCAACGGCACTCTTCGTTGGCGTGATGTTTGGCTGGCTGGCGTCGAGCTGCAGCACCACCGACAGCGCAATGAAAAAAGAGAGTGCCAAAACTGCAGCCAAACCTGCGGCTGAGATGGCCCCCGCCAAGCCACCAGGTATCCGTTCCCCCAGCATGCTTGCCAATACATGTGCCGGCTGTCATGGAACCGACGGTGCCAGCGCCGGCGATGCTATGCCGATCATCGGCGGTATGGAAAAGGAGTATATGCAGCTGGTACTGGCCGAGTTCAAGAGTGGCGAGCGGGACTCGACCATCATGGGCCGGATTGCCAAAGGTTACTCCGACAATGAGTTGAAGGCGATCGCTTCCTATATCGCCAGCCAGCCTTGGGTCTCCAGTCCCGCCAAAGCTGACAAAAAGCTGGCTGCTATAGGTAAAAAGATACATGAAAAGCGGTGCAAAACATGCCATGAAGATGGCGGCAGAGTTCAGGAGGACGATGCTCCCCGGCTGGCTGGGCAGTGGCCGGATTACACAATGATCTACCTGAAGGATTGCCACAAGAAAGGCCGGCGCTGTCTGCCGAGAAAAATGGGTAAACGAGTCGCCGAACTCTCTCAGAAAGAGTTGCAAGCCATGGCTCACTACTATCTGAGCGAGAAATGAGGGGGAGAGCAATGGCCAGACTAACACGAAGAAAATTTATCAAAGCCACCGGCGCATGTGCCGCACTGGGTAGCGTCGCT
This sequence is a window from Candidatus Thiodiazotropha sp. LNASS1. Protein-coding genes within it:
- a CDS encoding multiheme c-type cytochrome, which produces MKRFGNGRFTAILGSIAAGITLLLHISTADAARPSGEIGKDWGNPKGHECVECHWMEDPGLTMEWNNSQHGQSGVNCLDCHEAKPEDKDGFEHEGSRISIIVTPKDCSKCHSTEFEEMDGSHHSKGGQILASLDNLLGEVVGGPAAVNAGCRQCHGSVIEIGDDGKPAPTTWPNTGIGRINPDGSAGSCTACHGRHRFSKAQARTPDTCGKCHVGPDHPQIEVYNESKHGIIYRAKVDEMNLESDKWVAGVDYSAAPTCASCHMSAGGKEGKTHNVGDRISWTLRPPISQKINLVRLQNGQEFDVKEGKEIPSVGDKAKGSTVVEVVTWKERRKKMQEVCKACHSDSVITGHYNQFDNVVELYNEKFAKPIAAVMGELKKNGYITKSPFDDKIEWTWWEIWHHEGRRARHGASMNGPDYTWWHGIYDVAKHTYFKWIPELKEVAMKKDGNEDFANKMLDKYFKPIDGHTWYFEGMSKEAIDKVRKGFEERYGKGALK
- a CDS encoding lipopolysaccharide assembly protein LapB, which codes for MGRQLIYLLTVLLSMGFSTAIAQESVEQLIADAQALSESGNLDDAHAILVKAVETDPQSSHAHTRLGGVELLQRDYKSGIKRFQQAIMLDRNNADAFVGLAVAYLHLGRYTLAREALKEAEQLGPSKQQDIDKVLAWLDQRSGQSGH
- a CDS encoding c-type cytochrome → MKINRKLSTALFVGVMFGWLASSCSTTDSAMKKESAKTAAKPAAEMAPAKPPGIRSPSMLANTCAGCHGTDGASAGDAMPIIGGMEKEYMQLVLAEFKSGERDSTIMGRIAKGYSDNELKAIASYIASQPWVSSPAKADKKLAAIGKKIHEKRCKTCHEDGGRVQEDDAPRLAGQWPDYTMIYLKDCHKKGRRCLPRKMGKRVAELSQKELQAMAHYYLSEK